The proteins below come from a single Candidatus Rokuibacteriota bacterium genomic window:
- a CDS encoding ABC transporter substrate-binding protein, translating to MRIPDQQLALFEQRLQAIGLGRRDFLKAVGAMAAFGGLGFATTAEAAKPSKPAPGDKLAKEQVFRYGGGGYYANDPASHDYNKDLYCGGLPALFAGLMVFNADFLAVPYLATKVEGNKDGSVWTFTIRKDSRWSDNAPVSARDFEYSWKRQLNPESKAPYAAYLYDIKNGEAFNKKQITDPSQVGVRAKDDWTLEVTLEGPRGYFPVLAAYLAALPAYQRAVEKHGDKWTEAANIVCNGPFVLESWEHNKQMVMRKNPYFFGAKDVHLTRVVVPIIPVASGALPYEGNELDLTLLQAGDLRRLQSDPRASKDVFRYPFPGTWYLVPQVTKPPFDNLKVRRAVAHAIDRDNVVKVAQGLAVPAWSMIPPGFPGAVDTPAIKAIQRFDKKAAIDMLKGTPFEGGKNWPKITLSMRDEALGAKSLAEAVQAVLLENLNMKTELDVLEPRVFRERLWKQDLQFVWIRWFMDYPDPHNEYFDTFYGKKTTGRRQAWVNEAFDKELEAGRDTRDAAKRMAHYAKAEEIMQTDVGYVPVAWVVRYAAAKPWVKGIEKNKKGEFVVDGNIYVDMLQHIYITEKG from the coding sequence ATGCGCATTCCGGACCAGCAATTGGCACTCTTCGAGCAGCGCCTCCAGGCCATTGGCCTCGGCCGGCGCGACTTCCTGAAGGCGGTCGGCGCCATGGCCGCGTTCGGCGGCCTCGGTTTCGCCACCACGGCCGAGGCGGCCAAGCCCTCCAAGCCCGCGCCCGGCGACAAGCTCGCGAAGGAGCAGGTCTTCCGCTACGGCGGAGGCGGCTACTATGCGAACGATCCCGCCAGCCACGACTACAACAAGGACCTCTACTGCGGGGGCCTACCCGCGCTCTTCGCGGGCCTGATGGTCTTCAACGCGGACTTTCTCGCGGTACCGTACTTGGCGACCAAGGTCGAGGGCAACAAGGACGGCTCGGTCTGGACCTTCACGATCAGGAAGGACTCGCGCTGGTCGGACAACGCGCCCGTCTCGGCGCGCGACTTCGAGTACTCGTGGAAGCGCCAGCTCAATCCCGAGAGCAAGGCGCCCTACGCCGCGTACCTCTACGACATCAAGAACGGCGAGGCGTTCAACAAGAAGCAGATCACCGACCCGAGCCAGGTCGGGGTCCGCGCCAAGGATGACTGGACGCTCGAAGTCACCCTTGAGGGACCCCGCGGCTACTTCCCGGTCCTCGCGGCCTATCTTGCCGCGCTGCCGGCGTACCAGCGTGCCGTAGAAAAGCACGGCGACAAATGGACGGAGGCCGCCAACATCGTCTGCAACGGCCCCTTCGTGCTCGAGTCCTGGGAGCACAACAAGCAGATGGTCATGCGCAAGAACCCGTACTTCTTCGGCGCCAAGGACGTCCACCTGACCCGTGTGGTCGTGCCCATTATCCCGGTCGCCTCGGGCGCGCTGCCCTATGAGGGCAACGAGCTCGACCTGACGCTGCTCCAGGCGGGCGACCTCAGGCGCCTTCAGTCGGATCCCCGCGCGTCCAAAGACGTGTTCCGCTACCCGTTCCCCGGCACCTGGTATCTCGTGCCGCAGGTGACGAAGCCGCCCTTCGACAACCTCAAGGTGCGTCGCGCCGTGGCCCACGCCATCGACCGCGACAACGTCGTCAAGGTTGCGCAGGGGCTGGCGGTGCCGGCGTGGTCCATGATCCCGCCCGGCTTCCCCGGCGCCGTCGACACTCCGGCGATCAAGGCCATCCAGCGCTTCGACAAGAAGGCCGCCATTGACATGCTCAAGGGCACGCCCTTCGAGGGCGGCAAGAACTGGCCGAAGATCACGCTCTCGATGCGTGACGAGGCGCTCGGCGCCAAGTCGCTCGCCGAGGCCGTGCAGGCCGTCCTCCTCGAGAACCTCAACATGAAGACGGAGCTCGACGTGCTCGAGCCGCGCGTGTTCCGCGAGCGCCTGTGGAAACAGGACCTCCAGTTCGTCTGGATCCGTTGGTTCATGGACTACCCGGACCCGCACAACGAGTACTTCGACACCTTCTACGGCAAGAAGACCACGGGCAGGCGCCAGGCCTGGGTCAACGAAGCCTTCGACAAGGAGCTCGAAGCCGGACGCGACACCCGCGACGCGGCCAAGCGCATGGCGCACTACGCCAAGGCCGAGGAGATCATGCAGACCGACGTGGGCTACGTCCCCGTCGCGTGGGTCGTCCGCTACGCGGCGGCCAAGCCGTGGGTCAAGGGCATCGAGAAGAACAAGAAGGGCGAGTTCGTCGTGGACGGCAACATCTACGTCGACATGCTCCAGCACATCTACATCACGGAGAAGGGCTAG
- a CDS encoding ABC transporter permease — MRSWTRASATSREPALAGARVAGGAVALPARRLQGTRPWWADVWIQMLKRKPLGTIGSVIVVVMLAAAVLAEWIAPYGFAQTSLRERFISMNGAHWLGTDEIGRDLLTRLIYGARISLYVGFGAVALGSVLATAIGMLSAYFGGRLDLLLQRGVDAWMAFPGLLLLMSIMSMLGPSVWNITIVLGVAFGIQNSRIVRGVALVVKEHTFVESARALGAGHLRTTMTHILPNVMPTLIVVATTGLSTVILTEASLSFLGLGVPPPYPTWGGMLSLAGLDHMYRAPWLAIWPAVALSLAVFGFNMLGDALRDLLDPRLMGGLVPAGGRGVSTAPRPPCLLLPAHPASPSP, encoded by the coding sequence ATGCGTTCCTGGACCCGCGCATCCGCTACTAGCCGCGAGCCGGCGCTGGCCGGGGCGCGCGTCGCCGGCGGCGCCGTCGCGCTCCCGGCGCGGCGCCTGCAGGGCACGCGGCCGTGGTGGGCCGACGTCTGGATCCAGATGCTCAAGCGGAAGCCGCTCGGCACGATCGGGAGCGTCATCGTGGTCGTCATGCTCGCCGCAGCGGTGCTGGCGGAATGGATCGCGCCGTACGGCTTCGCCCAGACGAGTCTCCGCGAGCGCTTCATCTCCATGAACGGCGCGCACTGGCTCGGCACCGATGAGATCGGCCGCGATCTCCTCACGCGCCTCATCTACGGCGCGCGGATCTCCCTCTACGTGGGCTTCGGCGCCGTCGCCCTCGGCAGCGTCCTCGCGACGGCGATCGGCATGCTGTCCGCTTATTTCGGCGGCCGGCTCGATCTCCTGCTCCAGCGCGGCGTGGACGCGTGGATGGCCTTCCCGGGCCTCCTCCTGCTGATGTCCATCATGTCGATGCTGGGCCCGAGCGTCTGGAACATCACCATCGTGCTCGGCGTCGCGTTCGGCATACAAAACTCGCGGATCGTCCGAGGCGTGGCGCTCGTGGTCAAGGAGCATACGTTCGTGGAGAGCGCGCGGGCGCTCGGCGCCGGCCACCTCCGGACGACGATGACGCACATCCTGCCCAACGTGATGCCGACCCTCATCGTGGTCGCTACGACGGGCCTCTCGACGGTCATTTTGACCGAGGCGAGTCTCTCGTTCCTCGGGCTCGGCGTGCCACCGCCCTACCCGACCTGGGGCGGGATGCTGTCGCTCGCGGGTCTCGACCACATGTACCGGGCGCCGTGGCTCGCGATCTGGCCGGCCGTGGCGCTGTCGCTCGCGGTCTTCGGCTTCAATATGCTGGGGGACGCGCTTCGCGACCTGCTGGACCCGCGTCTCATGGGGGGTTTGGTACCCGCCGGCGGCCGAGGCGTATCGACAGCGCCTCGGCCGCCGTGCCTCTTACTTCCGGCGCACCCGGCTAGCCCTTCTCCGTGA
- a CDS encoding ABC transporter permease — protein MKRYILRRVALAIPTLFLVSVIVFALMRFMPGDVATRMVEGHAYAPTLQALRHDLGLDRPVHVQYIEWIKGIALHGDFGRSYWTRQPILEEFVRRFPVTLELAALTILVSVVLGVAIGIVSAVRQDTASDYVGRVLAILALSVPYFGLAVLVVVLPSIYFKWTPVWTYVAFSADPLANLKIMLVPALVFGVTRAGPIMRIMRSALLDVLRQDYIRTAWSKGLGERTIVLRHALKNAMIPVISLIGLQAPLYIGGSVIIESIFRLPGVGLFFFEALTRLDYPVVQSVNLIIAAMVVGLNLLIDLSYAFLDPRIRY, from the coding sequence GTGAAGCGGTACATCCTCCGCAGGGTCGCCCTCGCGATCCCGACGCTCTTCCTCGTGAGCGTCATCGTGTTCGCCCTGATGCGGTTCATGCCCGGGGACGTGGCGACGCGAATGGTCGAGGGGCACGCCTACGCGCCGACCCTCCAGGCGCTCCGGCACGACCTCGGCCTCGACCGGCCGGTCCACGTCCAATACATCGAGTGGATCAAGGGCATCGCGCTCCACGGGGATTTCGGCCGGTCGTACTGGACGCGCCAGCCCATCCTCGAGGAATTCGTCCGGCGCTTTCCGGTCACGCTCGAGCTGGCGGCGCTGACCATCCTTGTCTCGGTGGTGCTGGGGGTCGCCATCGGCATCGTCTCGGCCGTGCGACAGGACACCGCGTCGGACTACGTGGGCCGCGTCCTGGCGATCCTAGCGCTCTCGGTCCCGTACTTCGGCTTAGCAGTGCTCGTCGTCGTCCTCCCCTCCATCTACTTCAAGTGGACGCCGGTCTGGACGTACGTCGCCTTCTCAGCCGATCCGCTCGCGAACCTCAAGATCATGCTGGTCCCGGCGCTCGTGTTCGGGGTGACGCGCGCGGGACCGATCATGCGGATCATGCGCTCGGCGCTCCTCGACGTGCTCCGCCAGGACTACATCCGTACCGCGTGGTCGAAGGGGCTCGGAGAGCGGACCATCGTGCTGCGCCATGCCCTCAAGAACGCGATGATCCCGGTGATCAGCCTCATCGGCCTGCAGGCGCCGCTGTACATCGGCGGCTCGGTGATCATCGAATCGATCTTCCGGCTTCCCGGGGTCGGGCTCTTCTTCTTCGAGGCCCTCACCCGGCTCGACTACCCCGTCGTCCAGTCCGTCAACCTGATCATCGCCGCGATGGTCGTCGGGCTGAATCTCCTGATCGACCTCTCGTATGCGTTCCTGGACCCGCGCATCCGCTACTAG
- a CDS encoding ABC transporter substrate-binding protein: MARRAAFPGFLVLLAVLVAAGPALAQQPKQGGVLRIAEREAPGLDPHISISFLTHSYVSLTYSQLVRFPNGPEQKSPTDFSIMPDLAEKWAVSKDGKIYTFSLRKGVRFHNKPPVNGRELTAEDVKYSLERFMAKSGFRDRFEPVQAIDAVDRYTVRITLKEPYAPFLNHLANPSFCAILPREAEEKFKDFNHPDAVIGTGPFVLKSYEKGVKVVFQRNPSYFMKGLPYLDGAVIEITPDAAARLAVLRAGKAELPHIWGWISPEESRALKQTNPEMSVTPYQVIGQGFIYMRTDRPPFNDVRVRRAVALALDRKGWNDALLFGEGCVDAGPVPCALKDWKLDASKIDPAKAKYLVGHDPAEAKRLLAEAGLAKGFTMPIFHWPGYVVPWRSYYDLAAENLGKVGITVELKPEEYGKYISTTALGKYEGAAMGPSTPFTEVDDFLFGRFYPELPTNQSHVADAELTKMLIAQRREMDPKKRKQIVDDIQRYLADKAYYVYVPQWPQYVAHPPYVKGFKHHDGYGLGMRLLYTWLDK; encoded by the coding sequence ATGGCGCGACGCGCCGCTTTCCCTGGGTTCCTGGTGCTGCTCGCCGTCCTCGTCGCCGCTGGGCCCGCGCTTGCCCAGCAGCCCAAGCAGGGCGGCGTCCTGCGCATCGCCGAGCGGGAGGCTCCGGGGCTCGACCCGCACATCTCGATCAGCTTCCTGACCCACTCGTATGTCAGCCTCACGTACAGCCAGCTCGTGCGCTTCCCCAACGGGCCGGAGCAGAAGTCCCCGACTGACTTCTCTATCATGCCGGACCTCGCCGAGAAGTGGGCTGTGTCCAAGGACGGGAAGATCTACACCTTCAGCCTCCGCAAAGGCGTGCGCTTTCACAACAAGCCCCCGGTCAACGGCCGGGAGCTCACTGCCGAGGACGTCAAGTACTCGCTCGAGCGCTTCATGGCCAAGTCCGGCTTCCGTGACCGCTTCGAACCCGTGCAGGCAATCGACGCCGTGGACCGCTACACCGTCCGGATCACCCTCAAGGAGCCGTACGCGCCGTTCCTGAATCACCTGGCCAACCCGAGCTTCTGCGCGATCCTGCCGCGCGAGGCTGAGGAAAAGTTCAAGGACTTCAACCACCCCGACGCGGTCATCGGCACAGGCCCCTTCGTGCTCAAGTCATACGAGAAGGGCGTCAAGGTGGTCTTCCAGCGGAACCCGAGCTACTTCATGAAGGGGCTCCCCTATCTCGACGGCGCCGTCATCGAGATCACGCCCGACGCCGCGGCCCGCCTCGCCGTGCTGCGCGCCGGCAAGGCCGAGCTGCCCCATATCTGGGGCTGGATCAGCCCGGAGGAATCCCGCGCGCTCAAGCAGACCAACCCCGAGATGAGCGTGACCCCGTATCAGGTGATAGGCCAGGGCTTCATCTACATGCGCACCGACCGGCCGCCGTTCAACGACGTCCGGGTCCGCCGCGCTGTCGCCCTCGCCCTCGACCGGAAGGGATGGAACGACGCGCTCCTCTTCGGCGAGGGGTGCGTCGACGCGGGCCCGGTGCCCTGCGCGCTCAAGGACTGGAAGCTCGACGCGTCGAAAATCGACCCGGCCAAGGCGAAGTACCTGGTCGGCCACGACCCCGCGGAGGCCAAGCGTCTCCTCGCTGAGGCCGGCCTCGCGAAGGGCTTCACGATGCCCATCTTCCACTGGCCGGGTTATGTCGTGCCCTGGCGGAGCTACTACGACCTGGCCGCCGAGAATCTCGGCAAGGTCGGGATCACCGTCGAGTTGAAGCCCGAGGAATACGGCAAGTACATCTCCACGACCGCGCTTGGCAAGTACGAGGGCGCGGCCATGGGCCCCTCGACGCCTTTCACCGAGGTGGACGACTTCCTGTTCGGACGCTTCTATCCCGAGTTGCCAACCAATCAGAGCCACGTCGCCGACGCCGAGCTGACCAAGATGCTGATCGCCCAGCGGCGGGAGATGGATCCGAAGAAGCGCAAGCAGATCGTGGACGACATCCAGCGCTATCTCGCCGACAAGGCGTACTACGTCTACGTCCCGCAGTGGCCACAGTACGTGGCGCACCCGCCCTACGTGAAGGGCTTCAAGCATCACGACGGCTACGGCCTCGGCATGCGGCTCCTGTACACGTGGCTGGATAAGTGA
- a CDS encoding TRAP transporter substrate-binding protein, with protein sequence MRALFRGFAAITLVTTVAVAGYVTSVSSQTKPGARKLDLAYLLAPPESGAVGLKFMAEEVTRRSNGSINMVFHGGTLLNKELEIMDAVKSGNVAIGSPIGAASTVFPEMGVFLTPYLVRDYKHAYSMFNGQIGKDLDETFQKKYKVKILFFFDYGFRHFWNNKRPINSPADLKGLKMRVQQGRVFADTVNGLGASAVPMPFGEVIPAAQQGVIDGADLPIVNINALKIYEVSKYASMTYHNYGPTLLVMNLDIWKSLPPDQQKLIMDVGMEAQKKIREATESVDNYAKAKEILEAKGMKVNQADVASFRKLAEEKIWPQYKQQYAEFWDKIVNTK encoded by the coding sequence ATGCGAGCACTGTTCCGCGGTTTCGCTGCCATCACGCTCGTCACTACAGTGGCTGTCGCCGGCTACGTCACGTCCGTCTCCAGCCAGACCAAGCCGGGGGCGAGGAAGCTGGACCTCGCCTACCTGCTCGCCCCGCCAGAGTCGGGCGCAGTCGGGCTCAAGTTCATGGCCGAGGAGGTCACGCGGCGCTCCAACGGCTCGATCAACATGGTGTTCCACGGCGGGACGCTCCTGAACAAGGAGCTCGAGATCATGGACGCCGTCAAGTCGGGCAACGTCGCGATCGGAAGCCCCATCGGCGCCGCCTCCACCGTGTTCCCCGAGATGGGTGTCTTCCTGACGCCCTACCTCGTCCGCGACTACAAGCACGCCTACTCGATGTTCAACGGCCAGATCGGCAAGGACCTCGACGAAACCTTCCAGAAGAAGTACAAGGTCAAGATCCTGTTCTTCTTCGACTACGGCTTCCGCCACTTCTGGAACAACAAGCGGCCCATCAACAGCCCGGCCGACCTCAAGGGCCTGAAGATGCGCGTGCAGCAGGGGCGCGTCTTCGCCGACACCGTGAACGGCCTCGGCGCCAGCGCCGTCCCCATGCCGTTCGGCGAGGTCATCCCCGCCGCCCAGCAGGGGGTCATTGACGGCGCGGACCTGCCGATCGTCAACATCAACGCTCTGAAGATCTACGAGGTGTCGAAGTACGCCTCGATGACCTACCACAACTACGGGCCGACCTTGCTGGTGATGAACCTCGACATCTGGAAGAGCCTCCCCCCGGACCAGCAGAAGCTCATCATGGACGTGGGGATGGAGGCGCAGAAGAAGATCCGCGAGGCCACCGAGAGCGTGGACAACTACGCCAAGGCGAAGGAGATCCTCGAGGCCAAGGGCATGAAGGTCAACCAGGCCGACGTCGCCTCGTTCCGGAAGCTCGCTGAGGAGAAGATCTGGCCCCAGTACAAGCAGCAGTACGCCGAGTTCTGGGACAAGATCGTCAACACGAAGTAG
- a CDS encoding TRAP transporter small permease — translation MILAARWIAAVPPVFVTVLMLVAIADMLAGVFLRYVMTQVSAVFDLPSIRFFWVEEIGELCLAWMSFVGAAIGVRRGVHFSVQMITDRLPAGARRAVLTAHYLLIAGFGALVAIFGWQVAELNSQSFSPALNLNLRWLYLSSVVGGVLIVIYSAASIADGWRGRWPGLPVPGSPVSGSPVSGSEIH, via the coding sequence ATGATATTGGCTGCGCGCTGGATCGCCGCTGTTCCGCCCGTCTTCGTGACCGTCCTGATGCTGGTCGCCATCGCGGACATGCTGGCCGGCGTCTTCCTCCGTTACGTGATGACCCAGGTGTCCGCCGTCTTCGACCTTCCGAGCATCCGGTTCTTCTGGGTCGAGGAGATCGGTGAGCTCTGCCTCGCCTGGATGTCCTTCGTCGGCGCGGCGATCGGCGTCCGGCGCGGCGTCCACTTCTCGGTGCAGATGATCACCGATCGCCTCCCGGCCGGGGCGCGCCGAGCGGTGCTCACGGCGCACTACCTCCTCATCGCGGGGTTCGGCGCGCTGGTGGCGATCTTCGGTTGGCAGGTGGCCGAGCTCAACAGCCAGTCGTTCTCGCCGGCGCTGAACCTCAACCTGCGCTGGCTGTACCTCTCGTCGGTGGTCGGCGGCGTGCTGATCGTGATCTACAGCGCGGCGTCCATCGCCGACGGCTGGCGTGGGCGGTGGCCCGGCCTCCCGGTTCCAGGGTCGCCCGTTTCAGGGTCGCCCGTTTCAGGGTCGGAGATCCACTAG
- a CDS encoding TRAP transporter large permease, giving the protein MLFGAVGISFIVLAALSMPIVFALGLSGFLGLLIGNFSLQKLPSSLVAGTQHWVLLAIPTFVFAGNLMERCGMSYALVDLARVLVGWVRGGLGMSVVLAEYFFSGISGSTIADVSAIGSMMTPPMLRAGYKPEHAVSLVASATAMGILVPPAIFMIVLAQITDTSVVGIFLGGFIPAAVTAACLMSVIFVQAHRLGWPKDERPTWPRFVKAGKASLVPLVVPIVIVLGFFFGVFTATEAGALVAAYAMAAALFYYKNVTWREMLTIVHESALLTAAVIFLLAVASIYQFLMGMLGVPRMLGELLGPLHGTPWLFLVAVSVIVIMFGMVLEGLPAAVVLVPVVFPLAKEIGIHPVHFNIVLTAAVGIGLFLPPIGVGLLMALRFANISVGQHFRAYWPYLLALFFGLLLLILFPEITLFLPRQAGAVR; this is encoded by the coding sequence ATGCTCTTCGGCGCCGTCGGCATCTCGTTCATCGTCCTGGCGGCCCTGTCCATGCCCATCGTCTTCGCGCTGGGCCTCTCGGGCTTCCTGGGGCTCCTGATCGGCAACTTCTCGCTGCAGAAGCTTCCGTCGAGCCTGGTGGCCGGCACCCAGCACTGGGTCCTCCTCGCCATCCCGACGTTCGTCTTCGCCGGCAACCTCATGGAGCGCTGCGGGATGTCCTACGCGCTCGTGGATCTCGCGCGGGTGCTGGTGGGCTGGGTGCGGGGCGGGCTCGGCATGTCGGTGGTGCTCGCCGAGTACTTCTTCTCGGGCATCTCGGGCTCGACCATCGCCGACGTCTCGGCCATCGGTTCCATGATGACGCCGCCGATGCTGCGCGCGGGCTACAAGCCGGAGCATGCCGTGTCCCTGGTGGCGTCGGCCACGGCGATGGGCATCCTGGTGCCGCCTGCCATCTTCATGATCGTGCTCGCCCAGATCACCGACACCTCCGTCGTCGGAATCTTCCTCGGCGGCTTCATCCCGGCGGCGGTGACGGCGGCCTGCCTGATGTCGGTGATCTTCGTCCAGGCGCACCGGCTCGGCTGGCCCAAGGACGAGCGCCCGACGTGGCCGCGCTTCGTGAAGGCCGGCAAGGCGTCGCTCGTGCCGCTGGTGGTCCCCATCGTCATCGTGCTGGGGTTCTTCTTCGGGGTGTTCACGGCCACGGAGGCGGGCGCCCTCGTCGCCGCGTACGCCATGGCGGCGGCGCTTTTCTACTACAAGAACGTGACCTGGCGGGAGATGCTGACGATCGTCCACGAGAGCGCGCTGCTCACGGCGGCCGTGATCTTTCTCCTGGCTGTCGCGAGCATCTACCAGTTCCTCATGGGCATGCTGGGCGTGCCGCGGATGCTGGGGGAGCTGCTCGGCCCCCTGCACGGGACGCCGTGGCTCTTCCTCGTGGCCGTGAGCGTCATCGTGATCATGTTCGGCATGGTGCTCGAGGGGCTGCCGGCGGCCGTCGTCCTCGTGCCGGTGGTGTTCCCGCTCGCCAAGGAGATCGGCATCCACCCGGTGCACTTCAACATCGTGCTCACCGCCGCGGTGGGCATCGGGCTGTTCCTGCCGCCCATCGGTGTCGGGCTCCTCATGGCGCTGCGCTTTGCGAACATCTCCGTCGGGCAGCACTTCCGGGCGTACTGGCCCTACCTCTTGGCGCTGTTCTTCGGCCTGCTGCTCCTCATCCTGTTCCCCGAGATCACGCTGTTCCTGCCCCGCCAGGCCGGCGCCGTCCGCTGA
- a CDS encoding nuclear transport factor 2 family protein produces the protein MPTPDQGVLTWLREFEAACRARDFDTGRLMFAQDAVAFGTWAMAVHGLDNIEREQWRNVWPRIRGFTFEPEPEVRADSDTAWIAAGWRSEATGPDGKPFTRPGRATFILARRDGRWLCVHSHVSLHPTQSESAHGRLGA, from the coding sequence ATGCCCACACCCGATCAGGGCGTGCTCACCTGGCTGCGGGAGTTCGAGGCGGCATGCCGCGCGAGGGACTTCGACACCGGCCGCCTCATGTTCGCCCAAGACGCGGTCGCCTTCGGCACCTGGGCCATGGCCGTCCACGGGCTCGACAACATCGAGCGGGAGCAGTGGCGCAATGTCTGGCCGCGGATCCGCGGCTTCACCTTCGAGCCGGAGCCGGAGGTCCGCGCGGACAGCGACACCGCGTGGATCGCCGCCGGCTGGCGATCCGAGGCCACGGGCCCGGACGGCAAGCCCTTCACCCGCCCCGGCCGCGCCACCTTCATCCTGGCGCGCCGCGACGGCCGCTGGCTCTGCGTGCACAGCCACGTCTCTCTCCACCCCACGCAGTCCGAGTCTGCCCACGGCAGGCTCGGCGCCTAG
- a CDS encoding amidase, with the protein MSDLCWTSMTELARMIASKKVSPVEVVQAHLDRIAALDGKLKSYITILGDAALAAAKAAEAAVTSGGTLGPLHGVPVGLKDLYCTKGVRTTGGSKILADWVPEEDASVVARLVGAGAIVLGKLNMHEFAFGPEGLNPHYGTPWNPWDAKTHRICGGSSSGSGASVAAGICPGALGSDTGGSIRIPASLCGLSGIKPTYGRVSRAGVLPLAWSMDHVGPMCRSAADCALMLAPMAGYDPRDPTTSVLPVPDYAAALTGQLKGLRVGILRSFFLEGAAPAQQAAVLAAAKALAGQGASIEDVNLKTVNLAPAASHAVLAPEAYAYHEEWLKTRAAEYGADVRERLRVGAFVTGAEYVKGQRLRTLLKNEVDAALAKLDVLLAPTTPIEATAVGQSEVRIGDQSLPVRASLIRFTRPFNLTGHPAASVPCGFTAEGLPMGLQIIGRPFDEATVLRVADAYQRLTDWHTRRPTVAA; encoded by the coding sequence GTGAGCGACCTCTGCTGGACCTCCATGACCGAGCTGGCTCGTATGATCGCCTCGAAGAAAGTCTCGCCCGTCGAGGTCGTGCAGGCGCATCTCGACCGCATCGCGGCGCTGGACGGCAAGCTCAAGTCGTACATCACCATCCTGGGGGACGCTGCGTTGGCCGCGGCCAAGGCCGCGGAGGCCGCCGTGACATCGGGCGGGACGCTGGGGCCGCTTCACGGCGTGCCCGTGGGCCTCAAGGACCTGTACTGCACCAAGGGTGTCAGGACTACTGGAGGCTCGAAGATCCTCGCGGACTGGGTGCCCGAGGAGGACGCGAGCGTGGTCGCGCGCCTCGTGGGAGCCGGGGCCATCGTGCTCGGCAAGCTCAACATGCACGAGTTCGCGTTCGGTCCCGAGGGGCTCAACCCGCACTACGGCACGCCGTGGAATCCGTGGGACGCCAAGACCCACCGCATCTGCGGCGGGTCCTCGTCGGGCTCGGGCGCCTCGGTGGCGGCCGGCATCTGCCCCGGCGCCCTCGGCTCAGACACCGGCGGCTCGATCCGCATCCCGGCCTCGCTCTGCGGGCTCTCCGGCATCAAGCCGACCTACGGCCGCGTGAGTCGCGCGGGCGTGCTGCCGCTCGCGTGGTCCATGGACCACGTCGGGCCGATGTGCCGGAGCGCGGCGGACTGCGCCCTCATGCTGGCGCCCATGGCGGGCTACGACCCGCGTGATCCCACGACAAGCGTCTTGCCCGTGCCCGACTACGCGGCCGCGCTCACGGGCCAGCTCAAAGGGCTCCGCGTGGGTATCCTGCGCTCCTTCTTCCTCGAAGGCGCGGCCCCCGCCCAGCAGGCCGCCGTCCTAGCCGCGGCCAAGGCGCTCGCGGGGCAGGGCGCGTCCATCGAGGACGTCAACCTCAAGACGGTCAACCTCGCTCCGGCGGCGTCGCACGCGGTCCTCGCCCCCGAGGCCTACGCCTACCACGAGGAGTGGCTGAAGACGCGCGCGGCCGAGTACGGCGCGGACGTCCGCGAGAGGCTGCGCGTGGGCGCGTTCGTCACAGGCGCCGAGTACGTCAAGGGCCAGCGGCTGCGCACGCTCCTCAAGAACGAGGTGGATGCCGCGCTGGCGAAGCTCGACGTCCTGCTGGCTCCGACGACGCCGATCGAAGCGACCGCCGTCGGGCAGAGCGAGGTCCGCATCGGGGACCAGAGCCTGCCGGTGCGGGCCAGCCTGATCCGCTTCACCCGCCCCTTCAACCTCACCGGCCACCCGGCCGCGTCGGTGCCCTGCGGCTTCACTGCCGAGGGCCTGCCGATGGGGCTTCAGATCATCGGCCGTCCCTTCGACGAGGCGACGGTGCTCCGCGTCGCAGACGCCTACCAGCGGCTCACGGACTGGCACACCCGGCGCCCTACGGTCGCCGCATGA
- a CDS encoding Smr/MutS family protein, with protein MDPSEPVSLPIEDSLDLHSFAPKDVRPVVEEYLKEAAARGFSEVRLIHGRGIGFQRASVQGLLAGHPLVERFFDAPPERGGWGATVVVLKP; from the coding sequence ATGGACCCATCCGAGCCGGTCAGCCTGCCGATCGAGGACTCGCTCGATCTCCACTCCTTCGCGCCGAAGGATGTCCGGCCGGTCGTTGAGGAGTACTTAAAGGAGGCTGCGGCGCGGGGCTTCAGCGAGGTCCGGCTCATTCACGGCCGCGGCATCGGCTTCCAGCGGGCGAGCGTCCAGGGGCTGCTTGCGGGGCATCCCCTGGTGGAGCGCTTCTTCGATGCGCCGCCCGAGCGCGGCGGCTGGGGAGCGACCGTCGTGGTGTTGAAGCCCTAG